The genomic region GCCGAAGGACAGAAGAGGGAACAGCCAGGGGAAAGGGGTAGAACTTGGAATGACCAAGAGGGAGGGCCATGCCCCACCAAACAGAGGACGGGCCGTGAGACACCACCAGGGAGGGCCCTGacacttcccccccacacaactgCCAGAAAGCAGACTCCAGCTCCTTCCTAATCACAGCagttttcagcacaaaaaactcGCGCTGTCTGCAACAACTCTTTCACGGACTTACTACTTTATTATATAAACAACAGCATTCCCACGGGGCCCTCTGAAAACAGGCTGACCACCAGCCCCAGCTGAGCCCTGAACCCAAGGAGAAGTGGTTGCTCTGGGGATGCCTCCAGCCCAAAGGTCAGCCAACAACACCTGCAGAGGAACAGCCTCTCTAGGCAGAGTCCTCCATGGCTACGGCTTCCTCTAGTTTCTGGACCATCTTCTCTTCCAGCTGTTTGGCTTTGCCTGAAACTAAATAAAAAGACTGTTGAGCTCTAGTCCCTTCAGGATTGAGTCAGGCATTCCAATCTCTTCTTGTTGGCCGCAACATTAAATCTCTTATTCCAAAGGGACTGGAGTTCTTCTCGCAGCCATGTTGCTGTGGTTCTCGCTGCCCCCTGACCTCTGCTCTGCACTGCAGTGCCTCCAACAGAGTGGGAACAAGGTGTGATCTCAGGGGCCACGACCATCCCCAGTAAAACCCTCCAtgtccaccctccccaccagtgATGATCACAGTTACCCAACCGAGTGACCcatgtgtccccctccccccacttccatCCCTTTTTGAACCACTTCCCACACCCAAGCACATGCAGGCTCCAGCTTGGCCACACGCGCTCCCACAAACAATATCCCCAGCAAGTCTCACTCGCAACCACGTCAGCTTCCTGATTCCCTCCCACCTGTGGGCAGGAGCCCAGTCCCGGCAGCATTTGTGTCTACCACCACAGAAGTCTGAATGACTGTAGCCTCTGCAAGCGGCCCCTGTGGGGAAGCGCTCTGGGGGGAGAGGGCTGGCCTGGCCAGGCACAGCCCTGCTATCGGCCCAGTACGCAAGGGCCTTGCCGGAGATGGGTCCCTGAGCTTCATCACAGGAGAACTTCCTTCGTAAAGGCTCCAGGGAATCAGTAACACCACCCCTTCTGCTAGCTTAGGAGAGATAGCTTGGAGAAAGGCCCAGGCCCTCAGGAGAACACGCGGTCTGCATCATAGCTCACAAGTAGAGTGAACTGTGTTTCGCTGGGGACCTCTGGAAAGCTACTTCCAAGCAGCGCAATGCCCCAGGTGATCAACCTCCTCGCCCCCCAAGGCTCACCTGCATGCGGTGCTCGAATGAGATGGATGTTCTGTTTGACTTCCTTGATGTCTTGCGCTTTCTGCAGCTCTTTGCCCTTCTTTAAtctggaggaagaggaagtggaaaAGGTTCTTTATTTATTCCAAAACCAAATAAAATCCACAGATACCACAGAAGTAGAATTTAAACGCAAATTGAacattctgtgtttttttaaaaaggacgaACAGGGTGAGTTTGCTCATGGAAGCTGCAGCTGATGAGAACTGAGAGAAAATTCAGCCCTTGGCTACTTAAGAGACAGGCTGGGGTGCCACTGATatgtcctcccaccccccacccccctccaattcATCCTGAGAAGAAAGTCTTTTCTCCCCGTGCTCAGGATGGGTTCTGCCTCCTGTGGGCAGCCTCTTCCCAAGAACCTCCTCTGCGGGGATCCTGAATTAGTCCTTGTCATCGCCCTCGTAGCGGTCCAACGGTTTCTGGGCCCAGAACTCTCGACTGGGGTCCCAACTCTGCCCAGCTGAAGCCCAAAGGGATGCGTACCTGTTCAGAATGAACTTGGCCTGCCGCTTCTGCTTGATCTCTTCCACTCGCTTCATGACATCAACTGGAAAAGCAAAGAGGACGTCACATTTACATGAGCTTTTCACAAATTCACCTGGTGGAAGTTTCTTCTTCCAGCTTCCTGATCCAGGGATCACAGTGTGTGCGCCTGAAGCCAATCAAAGCTCCTGGGGCATCGTGGCTGAGTGTTTACATTTAGTTTAGATGGCCTTTATGTGCAGACCAGTTCAAGGTGGTTAACTGCAGCCTGTTTTAAATTACAGTTGATCGGCTGGGAAGTCCCAGATTCAAAGGTCGCCTCGGCTGAGAGTTCATGAGACTGACTGGCCCTGCTCCCAGCTGAACTCATCGGCCATCTGACAAAATCACTGGCTTGACTGCTCATCCGGTTCCTAAAAGCTGACCATTAAAGCGCAGGAAGAATAGAAGCACGCTCTGGTTTGTATTGCGGGAGAAGGGGAAGCGGCAGCTATCTTCGTTGCTTGGCCTTCAAATGGGGTTCCTAGTGGTAGGTCCgagccctttccccacagcatgAGCATGTAGCCTGCCTGCGTCTGTTTCCTTTTGGCTGGTAAGACAGCTGTCAGACAGCCCCTCCCACCTTCGCCAGGCAGAAAAGAGCAGGCACATCAGGAAggccttcctggggggggggggggtcagggctGCTGGACAGCGGAGTTCCCCTCCTGTGCAGGTTCTCAAACGGAGGCTAGAGGggcatctgacaggagtgcttcgGTGGTGTGTCCCTGCGTGGCCCCGGTGGTCTCTTCCAGCCCTGTGATTCTGGGCCCACCCGTGCCTCTGCTGTGGGCACACAAGCCCAGTCCAGGAGGGGCGACCCTGGGcattctgccccccacccacggGCAGCGAGGGCACCTACCGGTCTTCTGCCAAAGCTCTCGCTGGTATTTCACGGGCTGGTTCCGGCGCTTCTCGAACTCGAACGAATTGTCCTGTGTGGGGCACAgaaggcagcagcagaggaggaggacggGTGAGCATCCAGGCCGGGGGGAGACCCTCCCCGCACCGCCCCCCTCCCACCGCCGGGCcgggtcagcccccccccccccactcaccaccGTCAGCTCCTTCCCCGCGGCCTTGCGGAAGACCTTCGTCCAGCGGACCTTGCGCGGGTTGCGCTTCTTCTTGAAGCTTTTGTGGCATTTGGACTTGCAGAACCGGAACAcctgcggggggggcgggggggagagggggggctcAGGATGGGCGGCGGCGGCTCATcgcccacccccccgcccccattcagAACAGGAGGGgcgcacctccctccctccctccctccctgccagggCGCCGGAACGTGGCGTGGGGGGGGCAGCCCTGGCGCCCCGCCGCGTGGCGTGGAGTTCCGCGGGCGCCCGGCCAAGCAGCCCGGCCCCCCCGCCCACCTTGCAGTCGTTGCGGACGAAGGCGACGCCGTGGCCCGGGTAGACCGGCCCCGCGCAGAAGTAGCAGCGCTCCACGCGCATCTCCGGCGGCGCAGGAAGGAGGCAGGCCGGAAGCGCCCTCTCGTCGCTCCCTGGGCGCGCCTAGAGAGGCCGAGGCCGGCCCGAGCCGGCGCGTGCGCAGACAGCCCCAGCTGCGGCGGGTGAGGTGAGGCGGGGCGCTCGGGAGCCCCGCCCGGCTACTGTCGTCAGAGGGGGAGGAGACACTCGGGGGCGCCGGTcgccccgcccacccacccacgggCTCCCTCGCCAGCCTCGGCCggcccctccccccgccaggagtcccacctgccccctcccccgcccgcccACTCACTCCCAGTGGGGCTGGGGGAGCAGGagagcccccaccccatcctggcaggggctgaccgCTCGCTTGGCGGGGCGATGGGCAGGACTGGCCCTGCAGGGAGATAGGGACGCCCCCCGCCGGGCTTCTCAGTGCTGGGTCATGATGAGGaggcaacccaacaagatcgacac from Sphaerodactylus townsendi isolate TG3544 linkage group LG17, MPM_Stown_v2.3, whole genome shotgun sequence harbors:
- the RSL24D1 gene encoding probable ribosome biogenesis protein RLP24, which encodes MRVERCYFCAGPVYPGHGVAFVRNDCKVFRFCKSKCHKSFKKKRNPRKVRWTKVFRKAAGKELTVDNSFEFEKRRNQPVKYQRELWQKTVDVMKRVEEIKQKRQAKFILNRLKKGKELQKAQDIKEVKQNIHLIRAPHAGKAKQLEEKMVQKLEEAVAMEDSA